The nucleotide window ttttttttttaatgaggttTCTTAATAAAATTGATCACTGCTCAAGACTTGTCCATTGTATCACATCACACGTGACACAACCACCGGTTTTGGGGAAATGCGTGTATTCTCGGAGTGGTTAgtgcttcctgtttcttccGGTTGCAAAAACCTGTGAGAAAACCGAGTGATTACTTTGGTTGCTAGGAAATATCCAGGGTTGCCTGTAGTTCTTGTTTACCCTTTTCTGTCCAGTGAGCAGAATCAAGTTGTGCCAAACACTTTGCTTTGCCAAGAGGAGCCCTATAAATTTTTTATATCGCTTTAGCTTGTAGCTGAACACGTGCGCTGCTGCTGAATATACAAATAGTAAAATAATCCTATTTGGCCAGTTTTCATTTCGAATTTGTGTTTTCACAGCTTCACTACGGCTCAAAGAGCAGCTTGTCAGTCTTTATAGACAAGTCCGTCACTTCCATTCAAACTCTGACTGCAGCAATATGCCGGTGACCAAAGTGATCATTGCCAGCCAGTTGGGGACTACACGTTTTCCTCTAATGACAGGTGGTGGCCAGGGGCTCACTGATTGGTCTGTATGCCTGTGTTAGTGGCTCATTAGAAATCATTTTCTCAGTGACTGACATCAACCTCCACCAACCAGTTGGGAACAAGCATTTTTCCTTCACGACCAGAGGTTGCCTCGCTTGCAAAACTAACCATGTTTACAGCCTGTGTAGCTAATTTCAGTCGCAGAAACGAGTTCATCTTGGTTATATTTCTATCGCAATCCATGCTGTTGCAAAATTCTACTCTAATATTGTCTGATATCATAGTGGCAAATCCATATTTTATATACAGAAATGTACTGAAATATATCTAAAAtctaaagcacacacacagtacttaGCTACATCATTACTGCAGTAAAAATATCCATCTTATATAACAGCTCGCTGTAATATATGGCCGGGGGTGTTACCCTACATATTCATTGTGGTCTTTGGTTCCACTTAATAGGTTTTTACAATATTAGGACAATTTGTTGTGTGCAACTGCTTGTATTACTTAATGAACTCCACATCTTAACATTAGTTGGTACTGGTTTGTTAGCCGGCTCTGGAGGAATCATCTTTATATTTATCCTCCTCTGGCTGATGTTTTGAGCCTCTCTGCACTGTCCacctcttgttttttgtttttttggagggTTTTTGGCAACTTTTCTGCTTCTTATCCTCCTGTTCTCAGTCACTATCTGTCATCCTGCTATTCCAGTGCCTCTGAGTCAGTACCTACTCAGTAAATTCACAAAATACTGcttcataagaaaaaaaagacttcctGTGCACAGCCAGCTCTTCTGTCCACAAGAGTAAAATCTCTTTTTGCATATGTCGAGAGCAATAAGCATGATCTGAAAGCTTGCCCgaataaacattaaaatcatATAAAAATAGCTTTCCTAAAATAGATGCTTTCCTTCCCTTTATTCAGACGGTTGAGTCAAAGGCCGACAGCAGAGGAGCTAGAACAGAGGAACATTCTGAAACGTAAGTCACTTTGCATAACatgaaggaaaaagagaaaaaaaaattccagacaaaaatgatttgtgtgtgagtgtgtgtgctttcTGTGCCGTTTCCTGCAGCTCGAAATGAtctggaggagcaggaggagaagagggagaTCAAGAGGCATCTGTCGAGAAAGGTAAAGGCAAAGAAGATGTGGACAGAGTGtctttgatcaatcagtgctgAGATGGTTCATAACCCCAactagaaatatgaacatggtTGCCTTGGAGACTAACCTGCCGCTCTTCAGACTGCAACCCTTTGAGAAgtagtttttgtgtgtgtctaagATCATCTCCATCGCAGTCACATCTCACGGCTCTGTTACTGAATATTAAAGAACACCTGACACAGTAATCGTGAAATTAGAGTATATCTGATGATCCACCTGAAGCAACAGTCATTCTGATTATCGAGCACAtaaatcagtttttgttttagtgtGACCTCCATGGACTCAAGTTCTGGTCTGTTGGtgtgtgctgatatgctgtttgCTTTTCTCCAAATATCTCCACTTACATTGTTCCACAAGTTCTTTTAAAGAGAGGAGAGGCTTTCTCCCAGCAAcctttccaaacaagccatacttgttcaggcTTTTTCTAATTCTTCTGACATAAACTTTAAGATTATCATGCTAagtgaggcctgtagagtctgagatgtagctcttgggtttttgaCATTGTCTCTAAGTATTTCACAGTCTGGGCTGGGGGTGAATTTGAATTGTAGCATTGTGTTAATACAGATGTGGACAGAATTATTAGCTCCCCTATgaaaagtttcatttttctaaatGTACTTTCCCAAGTGCTGTTAGGAATTTTTAACAGAGCTTTTCCAAACAGCCTGGTTTTGAATGCTTGCACTATTTTACtttacacacagaaacaaaaacaaaacgtaCCACAGTCAAAGTTATTAGCCCCTCTGATGCTAACAGTCAGCTGTGTATCCTTTTAAAAACAGCCTACAGTCATTCACTCACTACGTGGTTATGCATGaattaatcattagttattattcttctctggctctcttccacagcacgtCTTTGTCCTATCTTCCTCTCCTGACCACAACCTGctgtggcagatggccgccccctcccttagcctggttctgctggaggtttcttcctcttaaaagggagtttttccttcccactgtagcCAAGGCACTTGCTTAAAGGGGGccacatgattgttggggttttctgttttctttgtagtattgtagggtctttcctctacaatataaagcgccttgaagcaacagttgttgtgatttggtgaatatgaataaaattgaactgaactgtagTTTTCAACAAGTCTCACACGTCTTCTGAGCAATCCCAGCTCATTCTTCTTTGGTGAATCTCTCAAGCTCCTCCAGATTTGTTGGTCTTCAGTTCACCACACAGATTCATGAGATTCATGTCAGGGCTTTGTACGGGCCAGTCAGtaacatttattttagtctTCTGGAGGTGGATCTTCACAGGCGTGACATGTATTTGGGGTCGTTGTTGTGTTAGAAAACAAAGCACCGATGCAGATCCAGTTTTGCTGCTGTTTGAGGTTTTCATTGAAAATCTTCATACATCCTTTTTCCTCATGATTCCTTGACTTGACTCCCAGTTCCAGACGCACTGAAGCATCAACAGTTCCTCACTTGGCTAAGTCGGTCACTTGTTGGCAGTTGTTCTGAGGTCTTCAGgcactctcactctctctctctctcactagtTTTCTTTTCAGAGTCTTTAAAGTCGTTCACTTCCTACCTCTGCCAGGGTTGTTCTGTGCTGTGCAGCTATCTTTGAATTTCATTACATTTCTCACTCCAGTTCTTGACACTGTGATAActttgtatgtctgtgtgctCCTTAGTAagcataaacattttttttctcaggtCTAAACTGATTTCTTTTGATGCTTTCCCAAGTTACAGCTCAAACTCTGGCTGAAGTTTTTATACTGTGTGTAAACTGGACAGCAACCCGCAGTTTTAatgattttatatgttttaagaATTATAAAGTTAAAGGACATCAAAAACTTTAAATCTATTATTTGGGGCTAATCTTTTTGTCCTTGTCTGTACACACCTGAAAGTCCAGACCAGCAAATTACGaaaacttctgcttttgtaGACATCCTTACACTTACTGACAATTAATTAATCAGGTGCATCTGATTACCAGCACCCGGCTGTCACTTAACCTCCTGGTTCGTAAGGATGTAAGGTCTggtattaaaaaaagagaattttttttataaagttgTACAAAAGACAAAGTAAACTGTACTGAGGAGCACGAGTTACTTAATGCTGATTGGACACCACCCATCTGTTCATCCACCTTTCAGCTCAGCCAGAGACCCACAGTCGAGGAGCTGAGAGAGGCGAAGATCCTCATCCGCTTCAGTGACTACGTGGAGGTCGCCGAGGCTCAGGACTACGACAGGAGAGCAGACAAGCCGTGGACTCGGCTAACAGCTGCGGATAAGGTTCATTTCTCACAAAGACTGGATTTAAGTAATCTGTACTAGTGTGCTGTATctaagtgtgtgtttctttgttcagGCTGCCATTAGAAAGGAACTGAATGAGTTTAAAAGCACAGAGATGGAGGTGCATGAGTCGAGCCGTCATTTGACCAGGTATGGAAAAGTTACACAGAACAGCTAATGAGCTGCCTTACAAGACTGCAAAGcactttttggggttttttgttaaaTGACGTTTGTGTTGGGGAATGTGCCAAAGTAAAGGTCATGGTGGAGTTCTGCTATGGACAGCAGTAGTTTTAAGAAGTCTGATTACACTTTTATAGCTGCCTCAGCCTTTATCAGCTAAAGCCTCACGTTGTCAGCTGTAGCTGTACCATGCTGCGCTGCCTCCAGAttgttaagcccataattatgaGCAGCCAAGTGTGAAATCTTCAAATTACTCTCCTAGTTGTTGTTTTGAGGCAACTGCAATATCTCCCGCTTTGCAAGGAAACCAGCAGAGGTGTTAACATACTGGTAGAATCATGCTGAAGTCACAGGTGCTAAAATCTGGTGTTACCATTAAAAATATAGGCTGAGTGGAAGTGAAGTTTTTCCTTTCGGGTTATCCTGTCAAAAATTTGCTCAGTGAAAAATTCTAATTCATCTTTTGGGTTTGTTGGCTTCTTCGGAAAATTAAAAgatgacttatttatttcaacCTGCTCCATCTCTCCCAAGTGCAGCTTTAGTGGTTTAGGTCCAGCAACTtttgtctctcctcctctcagtgatttggagatggtggcgctgataaaaaagacaggaggctgagctgGAGGTGTCAGAGTTAAATATGTTGAGGTTTTCTTTGGGAGTGGCCAAACTGGACAGGATTAGAAGCAAGCATATCAGAGAGAAAGCTCAAGCTgagttgttttggttttttcgGAGACAAAATTAGAGGCAAGGCTTCAATATCTCCCCAACATGTTCCCATGGGGCCATGCTTGAAACAGCTGACAGGGGCCCTCACCATGTTGGCCTTTTTTGTTGCTGGTTTGGCCTGGAGTCTTGCCAAGATGCTAGCTTTTTTCGAATTTGAAGCATAACTCCCTAGAACAGGGGACGCTTGGAAACGCTTGGTTTTGGAGTAAAAAGCATCTCATACACCGACCATTCCACACATCTCACAGGTAGCCATTCCAGCCTTTCCATCAGGGTAGGTGTAGACTTGTCCATCGTTCTTGATGGGCGGACTGGCAGGGATGGAGGCTGCCACCTCATCTTCACTGTCATCTGAGCTAGCGCTGCTGGTTGACTCCTCGCTGCAGCTGTCATAGCCATCAAACATCCTGAATGAGTCTCGTCGCTTACGATCTGAACCCAGAGTACGCTCAGCCAAATCCCTTGCATCTTCCTTCAGCCCTTCATATAAATGCTCTTCTAGTTACCTGCACCTAGGGTTTGGAACCTAGCTTTGAATTTTAGTCTACCTAGCAGGATATCAACAAATTGCTCTGCAGCCGAGATGGTTTTGACATTTTCataggagggatagtggatacgTTGGACAAAGGACGCTGAAGATTGAACTTCCAGGCACGTGGTTCATGAATGAAGTAACTTTAAAtggttggtgccagacaggctgctCTGAGTAGTTTCagggattttcctgcacaatCATCTCTGTAGTTTACACAGAATGGtctgagaaagagaaaatatccagtgagcagcagtgctCTGAAAGAAAAGACCTTGTTGATGCTGGAGGTCAGATGAGGATGTCCTGACTGCTTTGTCTCCTTTTAGATAATTTCATTGTGTCAGAATAAAGAACATTTCTTCAAACATGCTCATTTTTTCTTCCCGGTTTCTTCCTACAGGTTTCACAGGCCATAAGTCGGCTCAGAGACCTCAGCCATGTTTTTAAAATTCCTTAGAAGTCTCGAGTGTTCAGACTGCTACAGCTTTCCAACATCAACTTCGAACTGATAGGTTGGCTTCATCACACGAGCTTGAGCCATTACAGGAAACGGGAGAAAAACACTGAGATGGACGGATCTATGACTGTCTCCCCTCTGTGGAGACTTTGGTGACTTCTTGATATTCAAAAgcttttaattgtcatttttttatgaTGAAGAGGTGGTGATATCTTTACTTTGCAGCACTTCTGTTTTTTAACAAGGCTACTGGAGGTCCAACACAGAATCTGTGCCAACTTTATAGGATGGGGACGGTAAAAGATGAAACAGGGTTTTTATTTCACTCTCACTGTTTTCATGCCTGTACCATATTCTCACCAGGCAGAATTTTTCTTTGGAGTATGCTTGTGTTAGCTTGATTTTACTCCACGTATGACATTTCGGTAATTATTTCTCTTTGCCAGAGGAATGAAAACATTCCACAAGTGTGTACTATTGCAGGCAGCTGAAGCTTAAGCCAAATTGCCCTAAAATCCTAATCAAAGTCGAAGAGTGCTCTCTACAACAAAAGGAAATTCCCGTCTCCAAACACTTTCACATCAATCCACTGAGCAATAATGTCAGATTCTCTCTTTTCCATCCATCTAGTTGTGGGCTGCGTTCGAGTGTTCAAACTTCAGATTCCCATTTTAAACCAAAGCAACTTGACCTGTTGTGGAAGCCGTGACCTTGAATGCAGAATTCTGGAGTGACGAGTATCGAGAGTTCAGTAACCCACTGTGTCGCTGTGCCTACAGGCGTGTTTACAGGGATTTCAAAGTTGCCAAATAACCTTGTTTATTTGATACAGAATATTATCTGTAGACACAGTAAAATGTTACTGAGCTCTCTGCTGAATTACAAGAAGGACTGTTTGcatttcaccttttattgtCTGACATGAGCCTTTTCGGTACGAAACGTGTCAATCCTGCCACCTTacaatttgcttttttttcctccctttttaATGGTTTACACTTAAGATTGGGTCCATGAATTGGAGGTTTTTACCATGTTATTGGTGAGAACGAGCTGCGTGGGTTATGattgtgtgtctgagtgtgtgcgTATGCAAGAGTCAGTAATATTACTGTCGCttgtacatgtttaaaaaatgttttgagaaAACTCTTCTCAGAATTCTAAGAGGATGTACATAAATTAAAAGgcttttcaaatgttttttgtaaAGCAGAAAGACCTGCATGTGGGTATTAATTTATTGTGAGTCTTCTATGATGTATGCAGTTTCTTAAAGAAAgaaacttattaaaaaaaaataagttactgccttgtctgttttgttttttttccacccacCACCAACTCAAGTCTCTTTCACCAGAATGGTTTGCCAGAGTCGCAGGGAAAACCTGGAAAATCGACGGTATGAAAAGGTCCCCTGGCTTATCAAAAGCAGCCATGATgagttttcagttcagttcagttatgCAGAGACAAAGCCCCGTGGACGGCGAGTGCCGCAGTGTCTTAGTGAAGCATTGCGAGTCCAGGTGGATTCCAGGAAAGAAGATTACTTCTGGTTCCAGATATTTTCCTCGTCTGGCTCCGTGTTGCTATATAGCATGGATCAGGGTGCCAGAGTACTTATGCCACAAATCAATGGCTTTAGTGACAATGGCATCTGTGTTCTCCTGCGGTATCTGGAAGAGAGATTAAAGGGAAAGGTCATACAAAGCACATGCTaggagagaaactctgtgtgtcTGGACTGAAAACAGatttaatataaaatgtgttcactCGCTCTGTACATTCTAAGTGTCATTCAGTCACAACCAGAACCTGCAACATCTCTGCTTGAATGGGTCGAATCGGAGCACCTGATTGGTAAGAGTCCGATCATCTCCATTGACTCCAGTGGAcagtttgctttttgtttgttttgttttacagaaaTAATTGATCACAGAGCCGGAAGTTAGCAACACACACtagaaaaactgcatttttagaAAGTAAGATATTAAAAAACCTAAACTGTATTAGTGCACATCAATCAAATTCACTGGTGTATTAAAACATGTTGGTTGattattcaaaaatgaattaGCAGATTTTGGGCATGTTAACTGAGGCCAAATTAGGCTAGCACAATATTAACTAAGAACAACTAATAATCTGTACATTATTTTTATCTTAATGTTATTTCATCCAAAATTATGAAATCAGAAAAGCCTACAAATCCTGCCGACTAACTGTAATTGCTGTATCTGCATCTGATTTACTGTACTAACTCGAAAACCCGGGCTGGAGTGTTTATTGTTTTATCAGAATCCAGGTATTGTTGGACCCATACTGTGAGACACAGTTGTCTCTTATACTCACATTGCACAAGAATCTGACCACGCCCTCTGGACGGTTGATGCCCATCAACATAATTTTGTAACTCAGCAGGATCTCCAGGGCCACAAATACCAGGATCTTACAAGAGCCACTGATCACCTTGTCCCACACCCTAAAGACAAGGGAAGACCACAATCAGACCAGTAAAAGAGCCTGGATTTGAACttgcattgttttgttttttttgtttttttttgggggggggggggggggggggggtaaagtTTGATAAAAATAGAAACTTAATACAATTACTacaaatctttttgttttttaatgcatCACATGCTTTAAAAAGACTGGCTGACACTTCGCATTTAATAATTAAGGCTGTAGGATAGTGGAGATTATTCCCGAGGTGAGCCAAGAACTATGGAATAACACAGTGCATTCGATTTTTGGAAAATTTGGAACTTACTGCTACATTAAGGTGGAcctaataaaaatacataaattacaACGTAACAAGTACTGATTTTGTTCGATGTGTTTCATTATTCTCTGGGtctgtaaataaattataaataaatgagaaagTACCTCCAAAATCTGTGTAATCTGTCCTCAACACAAAATCCATTTCATGCTGGAAGTAAATTTTGGGCTACACTCCAAAAAACCCTTGAGAATACGGAAAGAATGAATTGGCTTTCAGGTGACCTCTATGACGCAGTAACTGCGCTATGACAAACAAGTTAAGACATACTGGACAAAGTGCAGCTTTCATGCAcctttatgctgatgacatttgCTTATTCATTAACACTGAAATCGACAAAGTTGATGGACATTTGAGTAGAGTCAGCTGTTGCTACACTGCTTGTTGAGCCTTGCCATTCTTTGTAAATTGTGGCTTTGGTTGATGAAGAAAAGATGGCCGGCAGCCTTCTGAGTaagacaaaatgtggaaaacccTATATAAATGTTTTCTGCCATGCTACCATGACttcatgctaaaaaaaaaaaaattaaaaaaaaaaaaaaatgcaagaacgCCCTTTAGCTTATGAGAATGCAGCTATCCTTGTTTTGTTGGATCAATCCAAagatggtgaaatgagcagctTCTGGAGCAAACAGTAAACTGACCTTTGCAGGCTGGATTCAGGCAAGCAGCCAGCAAAGCAGCGTCTGAACCAGAGGTTGTAGGGCAGCTGATGCAGGGCTCCGCTGTTCTTCAGATGGTTTAGCAGTCGAGGTTCCTCCTGACTCAGATAATGCTCCAGGCTCTTTGGCTACACCAGGAGGAAAATAACCAACTCTTTATTTTAAGATCTGTGTGATCCAAATTGATGGATCATGAGAACTTTACCATTATGCATTATACAAACTGAAGTTTGTATAATGTGTATAATGCACTGAATGTCAGTGTCTCAGCATTCAAGTAAAAGAGCCTGGATCTGAACTTACattggttttttggggttttcccCCAATCATCTAGTCATCTAACAACATACTACCCAGCACGTCCTAGAGCACACTTAAATAAAGTTCAAGCTTGATAAAAATAGAAACTTAATACAATTACtacaatttttttgttttttaatgcattACATGCCTTAAAAAGACTGGCGGTCACTTCGCATTTACTAATTAAGGCTGTAGGATAGTGGAGATTATTCAAGCTAAAGTCATACCAAGATACACTCTCACTCAGTGTCTCAGCGTTCTGTCAAAACTACATCAAAATATGTAGATTCACAAATTTATAAACATATAAGTACGGCTGTCACTGTTTTAAAATCCTCAACTACGTGAAACTGAGCACACGTGCATGGGCTCTACTTTTACAGTTCGCCGTAAATGGAAATTAAACAGCCTTTAAAAAACTCATTAGACTCAGCAGAACAGCTGTCTGTGTGCACACAGCTGCAAGGGTTATTTATAACAACATTATCAGTGCAGGATTATCTCTAACATTATTAAACTTCACAAAGATGAGCAGTCTTTTATTCACACTGCTCATTAAAAAATgactttacagaaaaaaaaaattacataaacACACTTTCATCACCTAGTTCTCATCATTTGTCCTCCATTCTTACTGCAATTTATCCTTTCTGTGACCAAAACTATCCAGAAAATGATTTGGTTTAACTTAACAATCTTTTGAAATTTTTCTaaccattgttttttttctttttctgatcaACATCTGAGGCCTGTACTATGAAGCAGATTTATTGTATCACCTGCATTGTGCATTAaagctcttcatatttttctaatttaaactatgtttgtgaatgtgtgtgtgaatgggtggatgactggatgtgtaaagcgctttggggtccttagggactagtaaagtgctatacaaatacaggccatttttaTGTTTTGACAGCACACCTGGCCATCTTTGTGACATATATTGCCAAGACTGTCCCTTTACTTTGAAAGTGCTCACTTAGATTGCTAAAGTCTGAGTTACTTTATTTGACTACTGAACACTGAAAAGCTGCACTAACACCTATTTATTCCCGTTCCTTTAGCTAATCTATTAACAATGTCAAACAGTTTGACAGGCTTATAGTCTTTTTGCACCAAAAAGGTGATTCACAAAGAGCTAGTAGCTggaaacttggcatatctcgcCATGGTGTACAGTGTGTGAAATGATAAAAACTAAACATAACACTTACAAGGTGAGGTACTGAGTCTCCAAACTTTGTATGGTACTGATTGACAAAACACTTGACGAGCCAGTAGCAGTCAACAGGATCATCTACAATCTCTTCCATGGCTCGGCTGATGGAGAGGAAGTCTTCATTCTCTTCATCCtggtgaagaagaaaaagagaaaagaaaacacatcaaCAATACAGACCCAgagaaaaacacttaaaataaaatctgtacTTTTTATGTGGTCATTGTTTCTTAGTGATCAAACAGCTATACACTAACACTTTtattgaatagaatagaatctttattgtcactgttacaggaacaatgaaacacagtttggcatctctccgctGGCAGCACGTAGATTTACGTTCAGTTTGTTTAAGGACAGGAgaagaagataaaaatagaCATAGGTTTTAGGGTATCTACTCAGGGAATGTTTGTTACACACAATGTGTGTAATACACTTGTTGCAGCTTGTTGGGGATAATATATCAATCTTATCGGTTTTCATCTGCTGCAAATAGCAACTTAtatcagattttttatttttcaattttgtgTTAAACTTGATTTTCCATAAATGAGCTACTTTTTTATGATTCAACAGCTTTCTGTGAACATCTCAGTTAATCACAATATCTTTGTAATAAGCATGGCATGAGCTGGATAGAAAGACCtcaaaaatcaacaaatacatctgagcagccacaaacacacacaaacgaaAAATAGATTTTCTTATTTTAGGAATGCAGTGTATTTCGTGCTCCTCTTATACAACCTGATTTTAAAAAGACCTTTTCCTAAGTAACTGCTTCATGTGCAGTTACATTGGTATTAAAAGTAAATCAAATTCAACATCATGAACATCTGGAACCATCCCCGGTTTAGCCATTTTTGCTCTGACACTTCAACTGGCATTTCTTTGATTCTCTCTGCAGCAGaaatttttgttttcatgtataGTTGTCTTTTAAAGATActactacttttgatttttaccattatatttcacctttaaaac belongs to Oreochromis niloticus isolate F11D_XX linkage group LG17, O_niloticus_UMD_NMBU, whole genome shotgun sequence and includes:
- the tbc1d7 gene encoding TBC1 domain family member 7 isoform X2, which translates into the protein MNARHVKRRSRLATAAEDLEKLSTFSQRFPLPSMYRIHVWKVLLGILPPHSDSHALVGGYRKEQYQDILEALEVMRYINSSTPSTHVYLRMFQLESQTLPRCSETSPPDEENEDFLSISRAMEEIVDDPVDCYWLVKCFVNQYHTKFGDSVPHLPKSLEHYLSQEEPRLLNHLKNSGALHQLPYNLWFRRCFAGCLPESSLQRVWDKVISGSCKILVFVALEILLSYKIMLMGINRPEGVVRFLCNIPQENTDAIVTKAIDLWHKYSGTLIHAI
- the tbc1d7 gene encoding TBC1 domain family member 7 isoform X4, giving the protein MYRIHVWKVLLGILPPHSDSHALVGGYRKEQYQDILEALEVMRYINSSTPSTHVYLRMFQLESQTLPRCSETSPPDEENEDFLSISRAMEEIVDDPVDCYWLVKCFVNQYHTKFGDSVPHLPKSLEHYLSQEEPRLLNHLKNSGALHQLPYNLWFRRCFAGCLPESSLQRVWDKVISGSCKILVFVALEILLSYKIMLMGINRPEGVVRFLCNIPQENTDAIVTKAIDLWHKYSGTLIHAI
- the tbc1d7 gene encoding TBC1 domain family member 7 isoform X1 yields the protein MADDPQRNFRSAYYEKVGFRGVEEKKSLEILLKDNPLDLEKLSTFSQRFPLPSMYRIHVWKVLLGILPPHSDSHALVGGYRKEQYQDILEALEVMRYINSSTPSTHVYLRMFQLESQTLPRCSETSPPDEENEDFLSISRAMEEIVDDPVDCYWLVKCFVNQYHTKFGDSVPHLPKSLEHYLSQEEPRLLNHLKNSGALHQLPYNLWFRRCFAGCLPESSLQRVWDKVISGSCKILVFVALEILLSYKIMLMGINRPEGVVRFLCNIPQENTDAIVTKAIDLWHKYSGTLIHAI